From a single Kryptolebias marmoratus isolate JLee-2015 linkage group LG6, ASM164957v2, whole genome shotgun sequence genomic region:
- the LOC108238825 gene encoding trace amine-associated receptor 13c-like — translation MEDTELCFPQIFNSSCRRPKRPYFEVILIYAILSSISLLTASLNLLLIISISHFRQLHTPTNLLLLSLAVSDFFVGLLMFFQIVLINGCWFLGDIICVIYQYLAYIITTASVGTMVLISVDRYVAICYPLHYGTKITQTKVKICVCLCWVWSTLFQSLNLMENFYEPGKYNSCFGECVIIINYISAFADLILSFIVPITVIVVLYLRVFVVAVSQIRAMRSHNAILTLQGSVMAKKSEMKAARTLGIVVIVFLICLCPYFCVTLTGQDTLLNASSAAFVICLFYFNSCLNPVVYALFYPWFRKSIKLIVTLHILHQGSCDTSML, via the exons ATGGAAGACACTGAGCTCTGTTTTCCACAAATCTTCaactcctcctgcaggaggcCAAAACGTCCCTACTTTGAGGTCATACTAATTTATGCCATATTGTCCTCCATCTCTCTGCTCACTGCGTCTCTCAACCTGCTGCTCATCATCTCCATCTCACACTTCAG GCAGCTCCACACTCCCaccaacctcctcctcctctctcttgCTGTCTCTGACTTCTTTGTGGGTCTCCTTATGTTCTTTCAAATTGTGCTGATAAATGGCTGTTGGTTTCTTGGTGATATTATCTGTGTCATCTATCAGTATCTGGCATATATTATCACCACAGCTTCAGTAGGAACCATGGTGTTGATATCTGTTGACCGTTATGTGGCCATTTGTTACCCTCTGCATTATGGAACTAAAATCACCCAGACAAAAGTGaagatctgtgtgtgtctgtgctgggTCTGGTCTACACTTTTCCAAAGTCTGAATCTGATGGAGAACTTTTATGAACCAGGCAAGTATAACTCCTGCTTTGGTGAGTGTGTGATTATTATTAACTACATTTCTGCATTTGCCGACCTGATTTTGTCTTTCATCGTTCCCATTACTGTGATTGTAGTTCTTTATCTCAGAGTATTTGTGGTGGCTGTGAGTCAGATCCGAGCCATGCGGTCTCACAATGCGATCCTGACCCTGCAGGGTTCAGTAATGGCTAAGAAATCTGAGATGAAGGCAGCCAGGACTCTGGGGATTGTTGTGATTGTGTTCCTGATATGTCTTTGTCCATATTTCTGTGTTACTCTCACAGGCCAGGACACTTTGCTCAATGCTTCATCTGCTGCTTTTGTCATATGCCTCTTCTACTTTAACTCCTGTCTAAACCCTGTTGTCTACGCCCTTTTCTACCCCTGGTTCAGAAAGTCCATTAAGCTCATTGTTACACTTCATATCCTGCACCAGGGCTCCTGTGACACCAGCATGttgtaa
- the LOC108238822 gene encoding trace amine-associated receptor 13c-like: protein MEETELCFPQLFNSSCSRLKLPYIEVMLYYIVLSSISVLTALLNLLVIISISHFRLLHNILTQFTLLFLITDIKSTFLLFSVFHRQLQTPTNLLLLSLAVSDFFVGLLLVFQILLIDGCWILGDIVCSLYQYLSFVILSASLGTLVLISIDRYVAICYPLHYSTKITQDRVKICICVFWICLSIFQSLILKDSLKQPGKYNSCIGECVIAISYIAGIADMIVSFIAPITVIVILYLRVFMVVVSQTRAMRSQVATLALHSSVKARKSQIKAAKTLGVVVVVFLLCMLPYYCVALTGEDDSHSTSSATFEVFLFYFNSCLNPIIYVFFYPWFRKSIKLIVTLQIVQTDSCKASIL, encoded by the coding sequence ATGGAGGAAACTGAGCTCTGCTTTCCACAACTCTTTAACTCTTCCTGCAGTCGACTAAAGCTCCCTTACATTGAGGTTATGCTCTACTATATTGTGCTTTCCTCCATCTCTGTGCTAACTGCACTTCTCAACCTGCTGGTCATCATCTCCATCTCACATTTCAGGTTGCTAcataacattttaacacaatttaCTTTGTTATTTCTGATAACTGATATAAAAAGTACATTTCTGCTATTTTCTGTCTtccacagacagctgcagactcccaccaacctcctcctcctctctctggctgtttcagacttttttgttGGTCTCTTACTGGTTTTTCAAATTCTGCTAATAGACGGCTGTTGGATTCTTGGTGACATTGTGTGCTCTTTGTATCAGTATTTATCATTTGTGATCCTCTCTGCATCATTAGGAACCCTGGTGCTGATATCTATTGACCGTTATGTTGCTATTTGTTACCCTCTGCATTACTCTACCAAAATCACACAGGACAGAGTAAAGATCTGTATCTGTGTTTTTTGGATCTGTTTATCAATCTTTCAAAGTCTGATTCTAAAGGATAGTTTGAAACAACCAGGCAAATATAATTCCTGCATTGGAGAGTGTGTCATTGCCATCAGCTACATTGCAGGAATTGCTGATATGATAGTTTCCTTCATTGCTCCCATCACTGTGATTGTAATATTGTACCTCAGAGTGTTTATGGTTGTTGTGTCTCAGACTCGAGCAATGCGCTCACAGGTTGCAACACTTGCTCTTCACAGTTCAGTAAAAGCTAGAAAGTCTCAGATTAAAGCAGCAAAGACTCTTGGTGTTGTTGTAGTTGTGTTTCTACTGTGTATGCTCCCATATTACTGTGTTGCACTCACAGGTGAAGATGACTCTCACAGTACATCTTCTGCAacatttgaagtatttttgttctACTTTAACTCTTGTCTAAACCCCATCATCTACGTCTTTTTCTATCCCTGGTTCAGAAAATCAATTAAACTCATTGTTACACTTCAGATAGTGCAAACTGACTCCTGTAAAGCCTCTATACTGTAG